The following proteins are co-located in the Streptosporangium brasiliense genome:
- a CDS encoding universal stress protein, whose amino-acid sequence MTDPVVVGVDGSASSMQAVTWAAEEAVLRGALLRIVHAALRWAYDVPLVPQPAHWGPAAEAASWELLRRAAEQAHIRAPSLEVITEILDGAAAEAIAATAETAQLVVVGGRGRGGFTGLLLGSVGHDLAARSPCPVVIVSRPRAGRGTEVVLGVTGHPGRDPVLEFAFCEAARRRVPLRAVHAWTRPAVRAPGDMQPLVFDITSVGEEEARLLAESISGWRERFPDVPLIEHVVHEHPAKALIDASDGAELVVVGPPSRARLFGSPVHALVQHARAPVAVVHHAASHTYRS is encoded by the coding sequence ATGACGGACCCCGTCGTCGTCGGCGTCGACGGCTCGGCGTCCTCGATGCAGGCCGTGACCTGGGCGGCGGAGGAGGCCGTGCTGAGGGGCGCGCTGTTGCGCATCGTGCACGCCGCTCTCCGCTGGGCCTATGACGTCCCCCTCGTCCCGCAGCCCGCCCACTGGGGGCCGGCCGCGGAGGCCGCCTCCTGGGAGCTGCTCCGCCGGGCCGCCGAGCAGGCCCACATCCGCGCCCCCAGCCTGGAGGTCATCACCGAGATCCTCGACGGTGCCGCCGCCGAGGCGATCGCCGCCACGGCCGAGACCGCGCAGCTGGTCGTCGTCGGCGGCCGGGGCCGGGGCGGATTCACCGGGCTGCTGCTGGGCTCGGTCGGCCATGACCTCGCCGCCCGGTCCCCCTGCCCGGTGGTGATCGTGAGCAGGCCGCGCGCCGGGCGCGGCACGGAGGTCGTCCTCGGCGTCACCGGACACCCCGGCCGCGATCCCGTCCTGGAGTTCGCCTTCTGCGAGGCCGCACGGCGGCGAGTCCCGCTCCGGGCGGTGCACGCCTGGACCCGCCCGGCCGTCAGGGCACCCGGTGACATGCAGCCGCTCGTCTTCGACATCACGAGCGTCGGCGAGGAGGAGGCCCGCCTGCTGGCCGAGTCCATCAGTGGCTGGCGCGAGCGCTTTCCCGACGTGCCCCTCATCGAGCACGTCGTGCACGAGCATCCTGCCAAGGCGCTCATCGACGCCTCGGACGGCGCCGAGCTGGTCGTCGTCGGCCCTCCCAGCAGGGCGAGACTCTTCGGCTCGCCCGTGCACGCCCTGGTCCAGCACGCCCGCGCGCCCGTCGCCGTCGTCCACCACGCGGCCTCGCACACCTACCGGAGCTGA
- a CDS encoding beta-ketoacyl-[acyl-carrier-protein] synthase family protein, with product MAVDRADVAVTGLGATTPLGGDVPSTWAALLAGQSGISLIEEEWAAALPVRIAGRLRVEPEEVLGRVKARRLDRCEQVALIAAREAWADAGAPETEPERLAVVIGTGVGGLLSTLAQADVLETSGARRVSPYTVPMMMPNGPAAVVSMELGARGGAHTPVSACASGAEAIAMGLDLIRLGRADVVVAGGSEACVHPLTIAGFAQARALSTRNDAPQEASRPFDTARDGFVLGEGAALVVLERAESAAARGARVHAMLAGAGVTSDAHHITAAHSDGQVRAIRLALASAGLDALDIGHVHAHATSTPPGDVTEARSIAEAIGTHPAVTATKSMTGHLCGAAGAMGAISAILAIRDGIVPATRNLVDLDPEIKLDIVTGRPRRGRQDTALSNSFGFGGHNASLVFASAP from the coding sequence ATGGCGGTCGACAGAGCTGATGTGGCGGTCACGGGGCTGGGCGCCACCACACCGTTGGGCGGTGACGTGCCCTCCACCTGGGCCGCCCTGCTGGCCGGGCAGTCCGGGATCAGCCTGATCGAGGAGGAGTGGGCGGCCGCTCTGCCGGTGCGGATCGCGGGCCGGCTACGGGTGGAGCCCGAGGAGGTGCTCGGCCGGGTCAAGGCCCGGCGGCTGGACCGCTGCGAGCAGGTCGCCCTGATCGCCGCACGTGAGGCGTGGGCCGACGCCGGAGCCCCCGAGACGGAGCCGGAGCGCCTGGCGGTGGTCATCGGCACCGGAGTCGGCGGGTTGCTGAGCACTCTCGCCCAGGCCGACGTCCTGGAGACCTCCGGAGCGCGGCGGGTCTCGCCCTACACCGTGCCCATGATGATGCCCAACGGGCCCGCGGCCGTGGTCAGCATGGAGCTCGGTGCCCGCGGCGGCGCCCACACCCCGGTGAGCGCCTGTGCCTCCGGCGCCGAGGCGATCGCGATGGGCCTGGACCTCATCCGCCTCGGCCGCGCCGACGTCGTCGTCGCGGGCGGCAGCGAGGCGTGCGTCCATCCCCTCACCATCGCCGGATTCGCCCAGGCCAGGGCACTCTCCACGCGCAACGACGCCCCCCAGGAGGCATCGCGGCCCTTCGACACCGCGCGGGACGGGTTCGTCCTCGGCGAAGGGGCCGCCCTGGTGGTCCTGGAGCGCGCGGAGTCCGCCGCGGCCCGCGGCGCCCGCGTCCACGCGATGCTGGCCGGCGCGGGCGTCACCTCCGACGCCCACCACATCACCGCGGCCCACTCCGACGGGCAGGTGCGCGCCATCCGGCTGGCCCTGGCCTCCGCCGGCCTGGACGCGCTCGACATCGGGCACGTGCACGCCCACGCCACCTCCACTCCGCCCGGCGACGTGACCGAGGCCCGCTCGATCGCCGAGGCGATCGGGACGCACCCGGCGGTCACCGCGACCAAGTCGATGACCGGCCACCTGTGCGGCGCCGCCGGGGCGATGGGGGCCATCTCCGCGATCCTCGCCATCCGCGACGGGATCGTCCCCGCCACCCGCAACCTGGTCGACCTCGACCCGGAGATCAAGCTCGACATCGTCACCGGCCGGCCGCGACGAGGACGGCAGGACACGGCGCTGTCCAACTCCTTCGGGTTCGGTGGCCACAACGCCTCCCTGGTCTTCGCCTCCGCCCCCTGA
- a CDS encoding universal stress protein, which yields MTAHVAVGTDGSPSSQVTVGWAAADAARRGCALRIVHVSGPWTYDIPLQTPPGFRDSVTEHARGVLEAAATLARERAPRIEVETALETGRTVEVLRREAETAEQIVVGHRGRGGFAELMLGSVSLALAGHTAAPLVVVRGEPERTYGEIVVGFEGSAHSAAALEYAFEEATRRGARLHTVHTWQMPVTGQGAAAYTPLIEEIFDTERRVAADTLTPWRDKYPQVEVTQTAVCGHSVAVICEASRSADLAVVGSRGLGRLGSAVLGSVSHGVLHHARCPVAVVSA from the coding sequence ATGACAGCGCATGTAGCGGTGGGCACGGACGGCTCACCTTCCTCGCAGGTCACGGTCGGGTGGGCGGCCGCCGACGCCGCGCGGCGCGGATGTGCCCTGCGGATCGTCCACGTGTCCGGGCCGTGGACCTACGACATCCCGCTCCAGACCCCGCCCGGCTTCCGTGACTCCGTGACCGAGCACGCCCGGGGCGTGCTGGAGGCCGCGGCCACCCTGGCGCGCGAGCGGGCCCCGCGGATCGAGGTGGAGACCGCGCTCGAAACCGGCCGGACGGTCGAAGTCCTCCGGCGCGAGGCCGAGACCGCCGAGCAGATCGTGGTGGGCCACCGGGGCCGCGGCGGATTCGCCGAACTGATGCTCGGATCGGTCTCCCTGGCCCTGGCCGGGCACACGGCCGCGCCGCTCGTGGTCGTCAGAGGCGAGCCGGAGCGGACCTACGGCGAGATCGTCGTGGGCTTCGAAGGCTCGGCCCACTCGGCGGCGGCCCTGGAATACGCCTTCGAGGAGGCCACCAGGCGCGGCGCCCGGCTGCATACGGTCCACACCTGGCAGATGCCCGTCACGGGGCAGGGGGCCGCCGCCTACACGCCACTGATCGAGGAGATCTTCGACACCGAGCGGCGCGTGGCGGCGGACACGCTCACTCCCTGGCGGGACAAGTACCCGCAGGTGGAAGTCACGCAGACGGCGGTCTGCGGGCATTCCGTCGCCGTCATCTGCGAGGCGTCGCGGAGCGCGGACCTGGCCGTCGTCGGCTCGCGCGGGCTGGGCCGGCTCGGCTCGGCCGTACTGGGCTCGGTCAGTCACGGGGTCCTGCACCACGCCCGGTGCCCCGTCGCGGTGGTCAGCGCCTGA
- a CDS encoding CBS domain-containing protein produces the protein MKVVDVMGVRAVAVRPEASFSEIVDAMRRFKIGAVTVIDAGGRPVGVVSEDDLLLKEIDPDRHAGGVFGGRGRREERRKAAGGTAGEIMTTPAITVTPETSVREAARLMHRHRIKQLPVVDTATGRVTGIVHQSDLLKVFTRPADEIDREVTAVCERLGIDRRELAVGVETGVITLAGQVGRRSQRSLLVAEIRRIDGVLGVKGGLTYRSDDLVPVSTPYL, from the coding sequence ATGAAGGTCGTGGATGTCATGGGTGTCAGGGCCGTCGCGGTGCGGCCGGAGGCGTCCTTCTCCGAGATCGTCGACGCCATGCGGCGTTTCAAGATCGGCGCAGTCACCGTCATCGACGCCGGCGGGCGTCCCGTCGGCGTGGTCTCGGAGGATGACCTGCTGCTCAAGGAGATCGATCCCGACAGGCACGCCGGCGGCGTCTTCGGTGGCCGCGGCAGGCGCGAGGAGCGCAGGAAGGCGGCCGGTGGCACGGCCGGGGAGATCATGACCACCCCCGCGATCACCGTCACCCCGGAGACCTCCGTCCGGGAGGCGGCGCGGCTGATGCACCGGCACCGGATCAAGCAGCTGCCCGTGGTCGACACAGCCACCGGACGCGTCACCGGGATCGTCCACCAGAGCGATCTGCTGAAGGTCTTCACCCGTCCGGCCGACGAGATCGACCGCGAGGTCACCGCGGTCTGCGAACGGCTCGGCATCGACCGGCGGGAGCTGGCCGTCGGCGTCGAGACGGGTGTGATCACGCTGGCGGGACAGGTCGGCCGCCGCTCCCAGAGATCGCTTCTCGTCGCCGAGATCCGCCGGATCGACGGTGTTCTCGGCGTCAAGGGTGGCCTGACGTACCGCTCCGACGACCTGGTCCCTGTCTCGACCCCCTACCTGTGA
- a CDS encoding Acg family FMN-binding oxidoreductase, whose translation MSARTSEEIASTIHTAVQAAVWAPSVHNTQPWSFAVDGEEISLRADSDRKLRLGDPAGRELLISCGAALMNLRLALRVLGCEARARVLPDPDRPALLATVRMGEAAVADEHTRLLHGEIERRRTHRAGFTELPVPDRLLGALVSQAAAEGARLTPVRSEAAVRVLAALTCAAQDVQSQNRLFTLEMISWAQPPGSSRKEGVPAEGYPREPRRTRPHFAQRDYAHGHPWGDDSDQFFSASTGTVAVLTTPGDSREDWIAAGQALQRVLLYASAYDVGAAFHTQALEMPHLREFLRQELLSGEHPQMIMRLGYTSGAGGGIRRPVAEVLRERRP comes from the coding sequence GTGAGCGCCCGCACGAGCGAGGAGATCGCCTCGACGATCCACACGGCGGTGCAGGCCGCCGTGTGGGCGCCGTCGGTGCACAACACCCAGCCGTGGTCCTTCGCCGTCGACGGAGAGGAGATCTCCCTGCGGGCCGACAGCGACAGGAAGCTGCGGCTCGGCGACCCCGCGGGCCGGGAGCTGCTGATCAGCTGCGGCGCCGCCCTGATGAACCTGCGGCTCGCGCTGCGCGTGCTCGGCTGCGAGGCGCGGGCGCGGGTGCTGCCCGACCCCGACCGCCCCGCCCTGCTGGCGACGGTGCGGATGGGGGAGGCCGCCGTCGCCGACGAGCACACCCGGCTGCTGCACGGTGAGATCGAGCGCCGCCGCACCCACCGCGCCGGATTCACCGAGCTGCCCGTGCCGGACCGCCTCCTCGGAGCCCTCGTCTCCCAGGCCGCCGCCGAGGGGGCGCGGCTGACGCCGGTCCGCTCCGAGGCCGCGGTCCGGGTGCTCGCCGCCCTCACCTGCGCCGCCCAGGACGTGCAGTCCCAGAACCGGCTGTTCACCCTGGAGATGATCAGCTGGGCCCAGCCGCCGGGAAGCTCCCGCAAGGAGGGGGTCCCGGCCGAGGGCTATCCCCGCGAGCCCAGGCGGACCCGTCCGCACTTCGCCCAACGCGACTACGCCCACGGCCACCCGTGGGGCGACGACAGTGACCAGTTCTTCTCGGCCTCCACCGGGACCGTGGCGGTGCTGACCACGCCGGGGGACTCCCGCGAGGACTGGATCGCGGCCGGTCAGGCGCTGCAGCGCGTCCTGCTGTACGCCTCCGCCTACGACGTCGGCGCGGCCTTCCACACCCAGGCGCTGGAGATGCCCCACCTGCGGGAGTTCCTACGGCAGGAACTGCTGTCCGGCGAACACCCCCAGATGATCATGCGTCTGGGCTACACCTCCGGCGCGGGCGGGGGCATCCGGCGGCCGGTCGCCGAGGTGCTCCGGGAGCGCCGGCCGTAG
- a CDS encoding universal stress protein: MILAGVDGSRAGLEAVGWAVREAGLRGARLRIVHIMPVWAYEMPQGVPHAAVGQWMRDGATSTLAEALRRAREEDGDVEAETLLLPGDPRLGLLKAAERAELLVVGSHGLGGFRGMLLGSVALGVAGRAACPVAVVRDLPAHTRGEVVVGIDGSPSGAAAIGFAFAEASVRGATLRAIHAWRRPAAGGGLFAPPVAQEMAEGERRRPAEALAAWSGSYPDVKLVEQVEHGHPVDVLRDASAQADVLVVGSRGRGELAGLLLGSVSHSLLHHAACPLAVVPAGTRPRYV; encoded by the coding sequence ATGATCCTGGCGGGAGTCGACGGCTCGCGGGCCGGCCTTGAGGCCGTGGGCTGGGCGGTGCGGGAGGCGGGCCTGCGCGGCGCCAGGCTGCGCATCGTGCACATCATGCCGGTCTGGGCCTATGAGATGCCGCAGGGCGTCCCGCACGCCGCCGTGGGACAGTGGATGCGCGACGGGGCCACGTCCACGCTGGCCGAAGCACTGAGGCGGGCGCGTGAGGAAGACGGCGACGTCGAGGCGGAGACCCTGCTGCTGCCGGGCGACCCCCGCCTCGGCCTGCTCAAGGCAGCCGAGCGCGCCGAGCTCCTGGTGGTCGGCAGTCACGGGCTGGGCGGTTTCCGCGGCATGCTGCTCGGATCGGTCGCGCTGGGAGTGGCCGGGCGCGCCGCCTGCCCGGTGGCCGTCGTCCGCGACCTGCCCGCGCACACCCGCGGCGAGGTCGTCGTCGGCATCGACGGCTCCCCGTCCGGTGCGGCCGCCATCGGTTTCGCCTTCGCCGAGGCGTCCGTGCGCGGTGCCACACTGCGGGCGATCCACGCCTGGAGACGGCCCGCGGCCGGCGGCGGTCTCTTCGCTCCGCCGGTCGCGCAGGAGATGGCCGAGGGCGAGCGGCGCCGGCCGGCCGAGGCGCTGGCGGCCTGGAGCGGGTCCTACCCGGATGTCAAGCTCGTCGAGCAGGTGGAGCACGGGCACCCGGTGGACGTGCTGAGGGACGCCTCGGCGCAGGCGGACGTGCTGGTCGTGGGATCGCGCGGGCGCGGCGAGCTGGCCGGGCTGCTGCTGGGCTCGGTGAGCCACTCGCTGCTGCACCACGCCGCCTGCCCCCTCGCGGTGGTCCCCGCCGGGACACGTCCCCGGTATGTCTGA
- a CDS encoding acyl-CoA-like ligand-binding transcription factor: protein MTIVDTGDRPGAVDLGRRDRKKQETRAALERAALELVAERGIGGVTVEDISQAVDVSSRTFFNYFSCKEEAVTGKGPGTDTQIGEMMRSAPAELPVIEVLRRALRAEADQIQARQEQWLLRLKVFEQNPSLLPRLVANGAEVERMIAEAVAGRIGVDPVADGYPILVTAVAWTAFRVAMMRWSAGGGDRELGELLDEAFDHLTAGLADPSSPA from the coding sequence GTGACCATCGTGGATACGGGTGATCGGCCGGGCGCGGTCGATCTGGGCCGGCGGGACCGGAAGAAACAGGAGACGCGCGCGGCTCTGGAGCGGGCCGCTCTGGAGCTGGTCGCCGAGCGGGGCATCGGCGGGGTCACCGTGGAGGACATCAGCCAGGCCGTCGACGTCTCCTCGCGCACCTTCTTCAACTACTTCTCCTGCAAGGAAGAGGCGGTCACCGGCAAGGGGCCGGGGACCGACACGCAGATCGGCGAGATGATGAGGTCGGCGCCGGCGGAGCTGCCGGTCATCGAGGTGCTGCGGCGGGCGCTGCGCGCCGAGGCGGACCAGATCCAGGCCCGGCAGGAGCAGTGGCTGCTGCGGTTGAAGGTGTTCGAGCAGAATCCGTCGCTGCTGCCCCGTCTCGTCGCCAACGGCGCCGAGGTCGAGCGGATGATCGCGGAGGCGGTCGCCGGGCGGATCGGCGTGGATCCGGTGGCGGACGGCTACCCGATCCTGGTCACGGCCGTGGCCTGGACGGCGTTCCGGGTCGCGATGATGCGCTGGAGCGCCGGAGGCGGAGACCGCGAGCTGGGGGAGCTGCTCGACGAGGCCTTCGACCATCTGACGGCGGGGCTGGCGGACCCCTCCTCTCCCGCCTGA
- a CDS encoding MDR family MFS transporter, whose protein sequence is MTTTSVPPEAAADAAARPSRRKVLQALSGLMVGMFVSILASTVVANALPRIITDLGGSQTVYTWIVTAELLAMTATVPLWGKMADLYSKKLLIQLSLGLFVVGSLIAGLTPNVEILIVSRVVQGVGAGGMTALSMIVMAAMIPPRELGRYAGIFGAVFGVGTVAGPLIGGLLVDTSWLGWRWCFLIGVPFTILAIVLLQRTLKLPVVRKQVKVDYLGAFLITAGVSTLLVWSSLAGNQFAWASAWTAGLVGAGVLILAVAVWVESRAAEPIIPLGVFRNRTVALATVASVLVGVAMFGGTVFLSQYFQVALGKSPTVAGLMSLPMIFGLLVSSTVAGQLITKWGRWKGFLVAGGVIMLAGMLLLSTIGADTGVPVLSLYMAVLGVGVGMLMQNLVLAAQNDVPAHDLGVTTSVLTFFRSMGGAVGVSALGAVLANRVTSLMAEKLGPVATASGGEQSHAVPDISTLPAPVVRVIQDVYATATADLFLIGAPLTALALVAVLFIKEKPLNTLTGDERLAQESAAMH, encoded by the coding sequence ATGACGACCACCAGTGTGCCGCCGGAGGCGGCCGCCGACGCCGCCGCGCGTCCCTCCCGCCGCAAGGTGCTGCAGGCGCTTTCCGGGCTGATGGTGGGCATGTTCGTGTCCATCCTGGCCTCCACCGTCGTGGCCAACGCGCTGCCGCGCATCATCACCGACCTGGGCGGCAGCCAGACCGTCTACACCTGGATCGTCACCGCCGAGCTGCTGGCGATGACGGCCACCGTGCCGCTGTGGGGCAAGATGGCCGACCTCTACAGCAAGAAACTGTTGATCCAGCTCTCGCTGGGACTGTTCGTGGTGGGCTCGCTGATCGCCGGTCTCACGCCGAACGTGGAGATCCTGATCGTGAGCCGGGTGGTGCAGGGCGTCGGCGCCGGAGGCATGACCGCGCTGTCCATGATCGTGATGGCCGCGATGATCCCGCCCCGTGAGCTGGGCCGCTACGCCGGCATCTTCGGCGCCGTGTTCGGCGTCGGCACCGTCGCCGGGCCGCTGATCGGCGGCCTGCTGGTCGACACCTCCTGGCTGGGGTGGCGCTGGTGCTTCCTGATCGGCGTGCCGTTCACGATCCTGGCGATCGTGTTGCTGCAGCGCACCCTCAAGCTGCCGGTCGTCCGGAAGCAGGTGAAGGTCGACTATCTCGGTGCCTTCCTCATCACCGCGGGCGTCTCGACGCTGCTGGTGTGGTCGTCGCTGGCGGGCAACCAGTTCGCCTGGGCCTCGGCGTGGACGGCCGGCCTGGTCGGCGCCGGAGTGCTCATCCTGGCCGTCGCGGTGTGGGTGGAGTCGCGGGCGGCCGAGCCCATCATCCCGCTCGGCGTCTTCCGCAACCGCACGGTCGCGCTGGCCACCGTCGCCAGCGTGCTGGTCGGCGTCGCGATGTTCGGCGGGACGGTCTTCCTGTCGCAGTACTTCCAGGTGGCCCTGGGCAAGTCGCCGACCGTGGCGGGCCTGATGAGCCTGCCCATGATCTTCGGCCTGCTCGTCTCCTCCACCGTCGCCGGGCAGCTCATCACCAAGTGGGGCCGCTGGAAGGGGTTCCTGGTCGCGGGTGGCGTGATCATGCTGGCCGGCATGCTCCTGCTGTCCACGATCGGCGCCGACACCGGCGTCCCCGTGCTCTCGCTGTACATGGCGGTGCTCGGCGTCGGCGTCGGCATGCTCATGCAGAACCTGGTGCTCGCCGCGCAGAACGACGTCCCGGCCCACGACCTGGGCGTCACCACCTCCGTGCTGACGTTCTTCCGCAGCATGGGCGGCGCGGTCGGCGTCAGCGCCCTGGGCGCCGTGCTGGCCAACCGGGTCACCAGCCTGATGGCCGAGAAGCTCGGCCCGGTGGCGACCGCCTCCGGTGGCGAGCAGAGCCACGCCGTACCCGACATCTCCACGCTGCCCGCGCCGGTGGTGCGCGTGATCCAGGACGTCTACGCCACCGCCACCGCCGACCTGTTCCTCATCGGCGCCCCGCTGACCGCGCTCGCCCTCGTGGCGGTGCTGTTCATCAAGGAGAAGCCGCTCAACACCCTCACCGGTGACGAACGGCTCGCCCAGGAGAGCGCGGCCATGCACTGA
- a CDS encoding DUF3073 domain-containing protein has product MGRGRAKAKQTKVARQLKYGTHDIDLERLRRELGSGDDPAPETETEDPADGSPGG; this is encoded by the coding sequence ATGGGGCGGGGTCGAGCCAAGGCGAAGCAGACGAAGGTGGCTCGCCAGCTGAAGTACGGCACCCACGACATCGATCTTGAGCGGCTCCGCAGGGAGCTCGGCAGCGGTGACGATCCCGCGCCCGAGACCGAGACCGAAGACCCCGCCGACGGGTCCCCCGGCGGCTAG
- a CDS encoding ArsR/SmtB family transcription factor translates to MPVPLNQAKADFFRTLGHPVRIQVLELLQDGPLPVRDLLAAIDVEASSLSQQLAVLRRAGIVTATREGPTVVYALSTADVADLMVAARRILTELLAGQGELLAELRAEARG, encoded by the coding sequence ATGCCGGTGCCGCTCAATCAGGCCAAGGCCGATTTCTTCCGTACCCTCGGCCATCCGGTCCGCATCCAGGTGCTCGAACTGCTGCAGGACGGCCCACTGCCCGTCCGTGACCTTCTGGCCGCGATCGACGTCGAGGCGTCCAGTCTGTCCCAGCAGCTGGCGGTGCTGCGCCGAGCCGGGATCGTGACCGCCACCCGCGAGGGGCCCACCGTCGTCTACGCCCTGTCCACCGCCGATGTGGCCGATCTGATGGTCGCCGCCCGGCGGATCCTGACCGAGCTGCTGGCGGGTCAGGGAGAACTGCTGGCCGAGCTGCGGGCGGAGGCCCGCGGATGA